Proteins encoded together in one Microcebus murinus isolate Inina chromosome 16, M.murinus_Inina_mat1.0, whole genome shotgun sequence window:
- the CEACAM19 gene encoding LOW QUALITY PROTEIN: cell adhesion molecule CEACAM19 (The sequence of the model RefSeq protein was modified relative to this genomic sequence to represent the inferred CDS: inserted 2 bases in 1 codon; deleted 2 bases in 1 codon) yields MEIPTRTQGHCSKSLQLSALILALWMPQGSQAALRIQKIPEQPQKNQDLLLSVQGVPDTFQDINWYLGEEAYGGTRLFTYIPELQRPQRDGSAMKQRDIVGFPNGSMLLRRAQPTDSGTYQVAITINPAWTMKAKTEVQVAEKHEALPSAHLPMNAGTVAAIIIGSLAAGALLIGSIACLLVTRGWKGQSHRMTTTENSARGPSHNAGNNNPYELMASPVFLVSPLSDKGSTNSAKEKRLEGNGATEIAFVSGVWRPVAPAHARTPAAQAGEPPVPGPAEPRPRPLLPAGAKXPEGARPGQPQTRPLPPLGASHRTEKTPPRPAGRGHQGLWG; encoded by the exons ATGGAGATTCCCACGAGGACCCAGGGCCACTGCTCGAAGAGCCTCCAGCTGTCAG CCttgatcctggcactctggatGCCCCAAGGCTCCCAGGCAGCCCTGCGCATCCAGAAGATTCCAGAGCAGCCTCAGAAGAACCAGGACCTTCTCCTGTCTGTCCAGGGTGTCCCAGACACCTTCCAGGACATCAACTggtacctgggggaggaggcctATGGAGGCACAAGGCTCTTCACCTACATACCGGAGCTCCAGCGGCCACAGAGGGACGGCAGTGCCATGAAGCAGCGGGACATCGTGGGCTTCCCCAATGGCTCCATGCTGCTGCGGCGTGCCCAGCCCACAGACAGCGGCACCTACCAAGTAGCCATCACCATCAACCCTGCCTGGACCATGAAGGCCAAGACCGAGGTCCAGGTGGCCG AGAAGCATGAGGCCCTGCCCAGCGCACACCTGCCCATGAATGCGGGGACCGTGGCCGCCATCATCATCGGCTCTCTGGCTGCGGGGGCCCTCCTCATCGGCAGCATCGCCTGTCTCCTGGTGACGAGAGGCTGGAAGGGCCAGAGCCACAG GATGACGACCACAGAGAACTCTGCACGGGGCCCCAGTCACAACGCTG GTAACAACAATCCCTATGAACTAATGGCATCTCCGGTCTTCCTGGTGTCTCCCCTCAGTGACAAGGGGTCCACGAACTCAGC taaagaaaagagattggaAGGAAATGGCGCAACAGAAATAGCATTTGTCTCTGGGGTGTGGAGGCCAGTGG CCCCTGCCCATGCCCGCACCCCTGCAGCCCAGGCCGGAGAACCACCAGTACCAG GACCTGCTGAACCCAGACCCCGCCCCCTACTGCCAGCTGGTGCCAA CCCTGAAGGAGCCCGGCCAGGCCAGCCTCAGACAAGGCCTCTGCCGCCCCTGGGGGCCTCGCACCGA ACAGAAAAGACACCTCCGAGACCAGCAGGACGAGGCCATCAGGGGCTGTGGGGCTGA